One part of the Lachnospiraceae bacterium JLR.KK002 genome encodes these proteins:
- the pstB gene encoding phosphate ABC transporter ATP-binding protein PstB yields MEHIITTKNLNLWYGASHALKSINMEIPEKKITALIGPSGCGKSTYLKTLNRMNDLVESCRIEGEIMLSGIDIYKGIDVNILRKRVGMVFQKPNPFPMSIYDNIAYGPRIHGIKSKVKLDEIVERSLTQAAIWEECKDRLKKSALGMSGGQQQRLCIARALAVEPEVLLMDEPTSALDPISTSKIEDLAMELKEKYTIIMVTHNMQQAVRIADKTAFFLLGEVVEFDDTQTMFSTPSDQRTEDYITGRFG; encoded by the coding sequence ATGGAACACATTATCACGACAAAGAATTTAAACTTATGGTATGGTGCGAGCCATGCCCTGAAAAGTATCAACATGGAAATCCCGGAAAAGAAAATCACTGCGCTGATTGGCCCCTCTGGCTGTGGAAAATCCACTTATCTGAAAACATTGAACCGGATGAATGATTTGGTGGAAAGCTGCCGTATCGAAGGAGAAATTATGCTTTCCGGCATTGACATTTACAAGGGGATTGATGTAAACATTTTGCGGAAACGTGTTGGCATGGTCTTTCAAAAACCGAATCCGTTTCCAATGAGTATTTATGATAATATTGCCTATGGTCCAAGAATACATGGAATCAAATCAAAGGTTAAGTTGGATGAAATCGTGGAGCGTTCCCTGACGCAGGCGGCAATCTGGGAGGAATGCAAAGACCGTTTGAAAAAGAGTGCATTGGGCATGAGTGGCGGCCAGCAGCAGAGGCTCTGCATTGCAAGGGCACTGGCGGTAGAGCCGGAAGTCCTTCTGATGGATGAACCGACGTCTGCCCTTGACCCTATTTCCACTTCAAAGATTGAAGATTTAGCAATGGAACTGAAGGAAAAATATACGATTATTATGGTAACCCACAATATGCAGCAGGCAGTGCGGATTGCAGATAAGACAGCATTCTTCCTGCTGGGCGAGGTGGTGGAGTTTGATGATACGCAGACCATGTTCTCCACACCGTCTGACCAGAGGACAGAGGATTATATTACAGGGAGGTTTGGATAA
- the phoU gene encoding phosphate signaling complex protein PhoU → MRNKFDRQLSQLNTELVTMGALCEEAITNAVKYLTDNEENSKNMCLDADTQIDKKERDIETLCLKLILQQQPVAKDLRVVSAALKMISDMERIGDQASDIVEIAPYVAKKGTLGETHIREMAEAAIKMVSESIESFVKMNLDIAWLVIEHDNIVDDLFDKVKRELIKSITERHDDAEALMDLLMIAKYFERIGDHAENIAEWVIYSITGEHRKRPENKESSTKGGIG, encoded by the coding sequence ATGCGGAATAAATTTGACAGACAGTTATCGCAGCTTAATACAGAACTTGTTACCATGGGAGCCTTATGCGAGGAGGCAATTACCAATGCGGTAAAATATCTTACGGATAATGAAGAAAACAGCAAAAATATGTGTCTGGATGCGGATACGCAGATTGATAAAAAAGAGCGTGATATCGAAACCCTCTGCCTGAAACTGATTTTGCAGCAGCAGCCCGTGGCAAAAGATTTGAGAGTTGTTTCAGCCGCTTTGAAAATGATATCCGATATGGAACGGATTGGAGATCAGGCATCGGATATTGTGGAGATTGCACCTTATGTGGCAAAAAAGGGAACGCTTGGCGAAACCCATATCCGGGAAATGGCAGAAGCAGCGATCAAAATGGTGTCAGAAAGTATTGAATCTTTTGTAAAAATGAATCTGGATATTGCCTGGCTGGTAATTGAACATGATAATATCGTGGATGATTTATTTGACAAGGTAAAGCGGGAGTTGATAAAATCAATAACGGAGAGACACGACGATGCGGAGGCTCTTATGGATTTGCTGATGATTGCAAAATATTTTGAGCGGATTGGCGACCATGCAGAAAATATTGCGGAATGGGTTATTTATTCCATTACCGGAGAGCATCGGAAAAGACCTGAAAATAAGGAAAGCTCCACCAAAGGAGGAATCGGTTAA
- a CDS encoding response regulator transcription factor has protein sequence MIYLLEDDDNIRKLVCYALSKEGFEVQGHSSPKEFWQGLNTELPELVLLDIMLPEEDGLSILNKLKGNAATAHIPVIMLTAKGSEFDKVTGLDMGADDYVAKPFGTMELISRIRAVLRRSQKTQDDRTYTIGGLYVNPAKHIITVSGEAVSLSYKEYLLLMVLLEAEGNVVERDRLLTSVWGEYYTESRTLDVHIRKLRVKLGDAGKLIQTIKGIGYKLGGDWNE, from the coding sequence ATGATTTATCTGCTGGAAGATGATGATAATATAAGAAAGCTGGTATGCTATGCGCTGTCAAAAGAGGGATTTGAAGTACAGGGGCATTCTTCTCCAAAGGAATTTTGGCAGGGACTAAATACGGAACTGCCGGAATTGGTTTTGCTGGATATTATGCTGCCGGAAGAAGACGGGTTGTCGATTCTGAATAAACTGAAAGGTAATGCAGCGACTGCGCATATCCCTGTGATTATGCTTACCGCAAAGGGCAGTGAATTTGATAAGGTCACAGGCCTTGATATGGGAGCGGATGATTACGTGGCAAAGCCTTTTGGAACGATGGAACTGATTTCAAGGATCCGGGCGGTACTGAGGCGTTCCCAAAAAACGCAGGATGACAGAACGTATACGATTGGCGGGCTGTATGTTAATCCTGCAAAACATATTATTACGGTATCAGGGGAAGCGGTATCGCTTTCCTATAAGGAATATCTGCTGTTGATGGTTCTGCTGGAGGCAGAGGGCAATGTAGTGGAACGTGACAGGCTTTTAACCAGTGTCTGGGGGGAATATTATACAGAATCCCGGACGCTGGATGTGCATATCCGGAAACTGCGGGTAAAACTGGGGGATGCCGGAAAACTCATTCAGACTATAAAAGGAATCGGTTATAAATTAGGAGGCGATTGGAATGAATAA
- a CDS encoding ATP-binding protein yields the protein MNKKIFRSSLLTVCLVLAATIALIMGLLFHFFEKQIQKELANEAGFLAHALENEGAGYFDSFDNKNNRLAGNNRITWIDENGTVLFDSRADVSELDNHADRDEIKTAMKEGKGMSTRYSKTLTEKTVNYAIRLSDGSILRVSTEQYTVVTILMGMLQPILFIMFVALILTLVLSARVSKAIIEPINKLDLEIPENNDTYEELTPLLRKIADQKETIGEQLADARKKQKEFNLITENMSEGFLVIDADANLLTYNSAALNLLEITPPADRSVLLFCRAKEFRGVISDVLSGIKAENTMVREERSYSLIANPVYEKESVIGAVVVILDITEREKRDMLRREFTANVSHELKTPLTSISGFAELMKAGDVPENDVTDFSKSIYDEAQRLITLVNDIIKISELDGQSIPYEKETVDLYELSKEVIGRLEKEADKKNITFHLIGGRAEIIGVHKILEEMLYNLCDNAIKYNKENGTVDVLVNQTGDGVNVIVRDTGIGIPISHQDRVFERFYRVDKSHSKKVGGTGLGLAIVKHGALYHHAKLSLESTVDVGTVVTIAFSKK from the coding sequence ATGAATAAAAAAATTTTTCGTTCGTCACTGCTTACCGTCTGTCTTGTATTGGCAGCTACCATTGCATTGATTATGGGGCTTTTGTTTCATTTTTTTGAAAAGCAGATACAGAAAGAGCTTGCCAATGAGGCCGGCTTTCTGGCACATGCTCTTGAAAATGAGGGAGCCGGATATTTTGACAGTTTTGATAACAAGAATAACAGACTTGCCGGAAATAACCGTATCACATGGATTGATGAAAATGGAACGGTATTGTTCGACAGCAGGGCAGATGTGTCCGAACTGGATAATCATGCCGACAGGGATGAAATTAAAACGGCAATGAAAGAGGGGAAGGGCATGAGTACGAGGTACTCCAAAACCCTGACGGAAAAAACAGTGAATTATGCCATACGGCTTTCCGATGGCAGCATACTGCGGGTTTCGACAGAACAGTATACGGTAGTAACCATTCTGATGGGGATGCTTCAGCCGATTTTATTCATTATGTTTGTCGCATTGATTTTAACACTGGTGCTTTCCGCAAGGGTATCAAAAGCCATTATAGAACCAATTAACAAACTGGATTTGGAAATACCGGAAAATAATGACACATATGAGGAATTAACACCTCTGTTACGGAAAATTGCAGACCAGAAAGAAACGATAGGGGAACAGCTTGCGGACGCCCGCAAAAAACAGAAAGAATTTAACCTTATTACAGAAAATATGAGTGAGGGCTTTCTGGTTATTGATGCAGACGCCAATCTCCTGACCTATAATTCTGCCGCATTAAACCTGCTTGAGATTACCCCTCCGGCAGACAGGAGTGTCCTGTTGTTCTGCCGGGCAAAAGAGTTCAGAGGCGTTATATCCGATGTATTGTCAGGAATAAAGGCAGAGAATACGATGGTGCGGGAGGAACGCAGTTACAGTCTGATTGCCAATCCGGTTTATGAGAAGGAATCCGTAATTGGGGCCGTTGTGGTTATTCTGGATATTACGGAACGTGAAAAAAGGGATATGCTGCGCCGGGAGTTTACGGCAAATGTTTCCCATGAACTGAAAACTCCGCTGACGTCTATCTCTGGCTTTGCCGAACTGATGAAAGCAGGCGATGTTCCGGAAAATGATGTGACTGACTTTTCAAAATCCATTTATGATGAGGCACAGCGGCTGATTACGTTAGTCAATGATATTATTAAGATTTCTGAACTTGACGGGCAGAGTATTCCTTATGAAAAGGAAACGGTGGATTTATATGAATTGTCAAAGGAAGTAATCGGACGGTTGGAAAAAGAAGCCGATAAGAAGAATATTACCTTTCATTTGATTGGCGGCAGGGCAGAGATTATAGGCGTGCATAAAATTTTGGAGGAAATGCTCTATAACCTTTGTGACAATGCGATTAAATATAACAAGGAAAATGGTACGGTGGATGTTTTGGTAAACCAGACGGGAGATGGCGTGAATGTGATTGTGCGTGATACGGGAATCGGGATTCCTATATCACATCAGGACAGGGTGTTTGAACGCTTTTACCGGGTGGATAAAAGCCATTCCAAAAAGGTAGGTGGAACAGGTCTTGGTCTTGCCATAGTAAAGCATGGTGCTCTGTACCACCATGCAAAGCTCAGTCTGGAAAGTACTGTGGATGTGGGAACGGTGGTAACGATTGCATTTTCTAAAAAATAA
- a CDS encoding ATP-binding protein, with translation MKKKKTVKKLKKKIAVLETENLSLQESVLRAENNSREKSAFLSHMSHDIRTPLNGIIGMTGIAMKHFDDKDRVLDCLGKIDSSSKHLLSLINDILDMSRIESGRMVMNHERMDIREVINGCALIAESLLAQRKVDFVREFGIFHHPLLIGDELHLRQVLINILSNAIKFTPDGGKIFFQVKEVSAGDGKATYHFEIEDTGIGMKPDFLEKIWDSFTQENSGNCNGYKGTGLGMAITKKLVDLMGGIIKVASKPGVGSKFTVEVTFDTGIMSGIAEKENKMESIQERNAHLDGMKVLLVEDTPLNMEIAKFMLEDEGIEVMTAENGQIAVNIFNNSPENTFNAVLMDVRMPVMDGLTATKSIRTLPRTDAVTVPIIAMTADAYSEDIRRTTDAGMNAHLTKPVSQEKMLSTLEKFYSV, from the coding sequence ATGAAAAAGAAGAAAACAGTGAAAAAGTTAAAAAAGAAAATTGCGGTTTTGGAAACAGAAAATCTGTCATTACAAGAGAGCGTTTTGCGGGCAGAGAACAACAGCAGGGAAAAAAGTGCTTTTTTATCCCATATGTCCCATGATATACGGACACCCCTGAATGGCATTATTGGAATGACAGGTATTGCCATGAAACATTTTGATGATAAAGATAGGGTTCTTGATTGTCTAGGGAAAATTGACAGTTCTTCCAAACATCTGCTATCCCTGATTAACGATATTTTGGATATGAGCCGGATTGAAAGCGGCAGAATGGTTATGAACCATGAACGGATGGATATACGTGAGGTGATTAACGGTTGTGCACTAATTGCAGAAAGTCTGCTGGCACAGAGAAAGGTGGATTTTGTCAGGGAGTTTGGTATATTCCATCATCCTCTGCTAATTGGCGATGAATTACATCTGCGTCAGGTACTTATCAATATTTTATCAAATGCCATTAAGTTTACCCCGGATGGAGGGAAAATCTTTTTTCAGGTAAAGGAGGTTTCTGCTGGAGACGGAAAGGCGACATACCATTTTGAGATTGAGGATACCGGAATTGGTATGAAACCGGATTTTTTGGAAAAAATTTGGGATTCCTTTACACAGGAAAATAGCGGAAATTGCAATGGGTATAAGGGAACCGGATTGGGAATGGCTATTACAAAAAAACTGGTTGATTTGATGGGGGGGATTATCAAGGTAGCAAGCAAGCCGGGAGTTGGCAGTAAATTTACTGTGGAGGTAACATTTGATACAGGGATAATGTCTGGCATTGCAGAGAAAGAGAATAAAATGGAAAGCATACAGGAACGGAACGCCCATCTGGACGGCATGAAAGTCCTGTTAGTTGAAGATACCCCACTGAATATGGAAATTGCAAAATTTATGCTGGAAGATGAAGGGATTGAAGTAATGACGGCAGAAAATGGACAGATTGCTGTTAATATTTTTAATAATTCGCCTGAGAATACTTTTAATGCTGTGTTAATGGATGTGAGAATGCCTGTGATGGATGGTCTGACCGCTACAAAATCAATCCGGACATTGCCAAGAACTGACGCTGTAACAGTCCCAATAATAGCTATGACAGCAGACGCATATAGTGAAGATATAAGAAGGACAACTGATGCAGGAATGAATGCACATCTGACAAAACCTGTCAGTCAAGAGAAAATGCTCTCGACTTTGGAGAAATTTTATTCTGTATAA
- a CDS encoding transposase, with protein MESADSIRFLYRHFLSKLTDKSLNAFYYACSYAKVDYSRFINATASMALKLIPENLRTQPVFLCIDDTIVPKYGKKFEDVSKLFDHSAHNGSGYLNGHCFVSVMLCVPVWDKDRIVYQALPLSYRMWQKKESKLELAASMVRQVMPELSEKKNVIILCDSWYTKSSLVSVVDEYPNLDLVGNARYDSVLYDLAPQPTGKRGRPAKHGKRLSADRDFTLSDEKIGGYYIGTRRVLTNIFGTREVLAYVTATEKEGGSRRLFFSTAFPTQLQIFCAWQEKVPLNQTGSAWMNYIPLFLYSFRWNIEIGYYEQKTFWSLCSYMVRSRRGIEMLVNLINIAYCAMKLLPYQDETFSKYRKESVQDFRFALSERIRQEVFFATFVEKSESIIKSSALMKTLKYLVWQKGYYL; from the coding sequence CTGGAGTCAGCGGATTCCATCCGTTTCCTTTACAGGCATTTCCTGTCGAAGCTTACAGATAAATCCCTGAATGCCTTTTACTATGCCTGCTCCTATGCCAAAGTGGACTATTCCAGGTTTATCAATGCAACAGCATCCATGGCTTTGAAGCTGATCCCGGAAAACCTTAGGACACAGCCTGTCTTTCTATGTATTGACGACACTATTGTCCCCAAATATGGAAAGAAATTTGAGGATGTCTCAAAACTCTTTGACCATTCCGCGCATAACGGCAGCGGCTACCTGAACGGGCACTGCTTTGTGAGCGTCATGCTCTGCGTGCCGGTGTGGGATAAGGACAGGATTGTTTACCAGGCGCTGCCGCTTTCCTACCGCATGTGGCAGAAAAAAGAGTCCAAACTGGAACTTGCCGCTTCCATGGTACGGCAGGTCATGCCTGAGTTATCGGAAAAGAAAAATGTAATCATCCTGTGCGACAGCTGGTACACTAAAAGCTCCCTGGTTTCTGTCGTGGATGAATACCCGAACCTTGACCTGGTCGGAAATGCAAGGTACGACTCTGTCCTTTATGACCTTGCCCCGCAGCCGACCGGAAAAAGGGGGCGGCCTGCAAAACACGGGAAACGCCTTTCAGCGGATAGGGATTTTACACTTTCGGACGAAAAAATAGGCGGCTACTATATTGGAACACGCCGTGTCCTTACAAATATTTTCGGCACAAGGGAAGTCCTTGCCTATGTGACAGCCACAGAGAAGGAAGGCGGTTCCAGACGCCTGTTCTTCAGTACGGCCTTCCCAACACAGCTGCAGATTTTTTGTGCATGGCAGGAAAAGGTTCCTCTGAACCAGACGGGAAGTGCATGGATGAACTACATCCCCTTGTTCCTATATTCATTCAGATGGAATATTGAAATCGGCTATTACGAGCAGAAAACCTTCTGGTCGCTATGCAGCTATATGGTGCGTAGCCGGAGAGGGATTGAAATGCTGGTCAATCTGATCAACATAGCTTACTGCGCGATGAAGCTGCTGCCATACCAGGATGAAACATTTTCAAAATACCGTAAGGAAAGCGTACAGGATTTCAGGTTTGCACTCAGCGAAAGGATCCGGCAGGAGGTATTTTTTGCCACTTTCGTAGAAAAGAGCGAAAGTATAATAAAATCATCTGCCCTTATGAAAACCTTGAAATACCTTGTCTGGCAAAAGGGCTATTATTTGTAA
- a CDS encoding ATP-binding protein has translation MILIFLSEYLYIIQADETDRVVERKEVPLFDNKAFREAIINAVLHNKWTEGNEPMISVFSDRIEILSRGSLPPAQTMEGFYLGESVPVNEKLSEIFLQLHISEKSGRGVPEITEIYGKEAFAFRENSIVVTIPLKKIKKASNKVGNKKTLNVRRRKILTEMRDNPNITAEELRKILGVSKTAVDNNISFLRENGYIERVGSKKAGYWNVL, from the coding sequence ATGATTCTCATTTTCCTCTCAGAGTATCTATATATCATACAGGCAGATGAAACAGACAGGGTTGTGGAAAGGAAAGAGGTGCCGCTGTTTGATAACAAGGCATTTCGGGAAGCAATCATCAATGCTGTCCTGCATAACAAATGGACAGAGGGAAACGAACCGATGATTTCCGTTTTTTCTGACAGGATAGAAATCTTATCAAGAGGCTCTCTACCACCCGCACAGACAATGGAAGGCTTTTATTTGGGGGAGTCTGTGCCTGTGAATGAAAAGCTGTCGGAGATATTTCTGCAATTGCATATAAGTGAGAAATCAGGACGGGGAGTCCCTGAAATAACGGAAATTTATGGTAAAGAGGCGTTTGCATTTAGAGAAAATTCAATTGTTGTAACAATACCATTGAAAAAAATTAAAAAAGCCTCGAATAAGGTTGGAAATAAAAAAACTTTAAATGTAAGAAGAAGGAAAATTCTGACAGAAATGAGGGACAATCCCAACATAACGGCTGAAGAACTTCGTAAAATCTTAGGAGTTAGCAAAACAGCTGTAGATAACAATATTTCATTTCTGCGTGAAAATGGCTATATTGAGAGAGTAGGATCAAAAAAAGCAGGATATTGGAATGTATTATAG
- a CDS encoding MATE family efflux transporter, whose product MLVPFLWLAPAFIKAFTSDVQIIEVGVAFLRAYAWVVPFMAIQMSMMCTFQATGDALRAMMVNLGRQCLFNILFLYLFNRLWGLEYFIIVNLENGFLALPCNSIERYCDVPPQCLNPLPYLIRTGSTQYIQQIASIGGVLVPLLDLESLKL is encoded by the coding sequence TTGCTGGTGCCGTTTTTGTGGCTGGCACCGGCTTTTATAAAGGCATTTACAAGTGATGTGCAGATTATTGAAGTGGGAGTTGCGTTTTTGCGGGCATATGCGTGGGTGGTGCCTTTTATGGCGATACAGATGTCCATGATGTGTACTTTTCAGGCTACAGGGGACGCCCTGCGTGCCATGATGGTAAACCTCGGACGCCAGTGCCTCTTTAATATTCTGTTTCTGTATCTGTTTAACCGGCTGTGGGGACTCGAGTATTTTATTATTGTCAATCTGGAAAATGGATTTCTGGCATTGCCATGCAACAGCATAGAGCGGTATTGCGATGTGCCGCCTCAGTGCCTGAATCCGTTGCCATATCTTATACGAACCGGGAGTACGCAGTATATTCAGCAAATTGCCAGTATAGGCGGCGTGCTGGTTCCCCTGCTGGATTTGGAGAGTTTGAAATTGTGA
- a CDS encoding CPBP family intramembrane glutamic endopeptidase, whose translation MVSMMISKSVDFYNEITPLSGTVMMVANLLVIAPVAEEIAFRGIVYTRVEKTTNAVTAIIVSSVLFGLMHFVAGGFLLVTGAALMALVFGYIFYKFKSLWVCIIAHAVANLPDFILYNKPDISGGIFWGLVIFFACVFIAGVCVIHKTNRSVSFII comes from the coding sequence ATGGTCTCAATGATGATATCCAAATCAGTTGATTTTTATAATGAAATAACCCCACTGTCCGGTACCGTAATGATGGTAGCTAATTTATTAGTAATAGCTCCTGTTGCAGAGGAGATTGCATTTAGAGGAATTGTATATACAAGAGTTGAAAAGACCACAAATGCAGTAACAGCTATTATAGTGAGTTCTGTTTTGTTTGGCCTGATGCATTTTGTGGCAGGCGGATTTTTGCTGGTAACGGGTGCGGCATTGATGGCATTGGTTTTCGGGTATATATTTTATAAATTTAAGTCATTATGGGTATGTATTATAGCTCATGCCGTTGCGAATTTGCCAGACTTTATTCTTTATAATAAGCCAGATATTTCGGGCGGTATATTCTGGGGGTTAGTAATATTTTTTGCATGTGTGTTTATTGCAGGCGTGTGTGTGATTCATAAAACAAATCGTTCCGTATCTTTTATCATATGA
- a CDS encoding HD domain-containing protein, producing the protein MEERLKKQIAFVLEIDKVKNIFRQTHLSSHGRNENDAEHSWHLAVMAYLLKEYANEEVDIAKVMLMCLIHDIVEIDAGDTYAYDTEGLKTQKAREDAAKERIFSMLPEEQKEEFTALFDEFETYETAESKFAHAMDNLQPLLLNNSNNGSDWREHNVTAEQVYQRQRKTRAGSDKLFEVTDRIIRDNIRKGNLRE; encoded by the coding sequence ATGGAAGAACGGTTAAAAAAGCAGATAGCATTTGTTCTGGAAATAGACAAGGTAAAAAATATATTCAGACAGACTCATTTATCTTCACACGGAAGAAATGAAAATGATGCTGAACATTCATGGCATCTGGCAGTGATGGCATATCTGCTGAAAGAATATGCCAATGAAGAGGTGGATATTGCAAAGGTAATGTTAATGTGCCTGATTCACGATATTGTTGAAATTGACGCAGGAGATACCTATGCATATGATACGGAAGGGCTGAAAACACAGAAAGCCAGAGAAGACGCCGCCAAAGAGCGGATATTTTCCATGCTGCCCGAAGAACAGAAGGAAGAATTCACAGCATTATTTGATGAATTCGAGACATATGAAACTGCGGAATCGAAGTTTGCCCATGCCATGGACAATCTCCAGCCGCTGTTACTGAATAACAGCAACAACGGCAGTGACTGGCGGGAGCACAATGTTACTGCTGAGCAGGTGTACCAAAGACAGCGTAAGACCAGAGCGGGTTCGGATAAACTGTTTGAAGTGACAGACAGAATCATCCGGGATAATATCCGGAAGGGAAATCTGAGAGAATAA
- a CDS encoding prolyl oligopeptidase family serine peptidase, whose translation MIRSEESDAAAREMFGAMAGKELKAEFGTPEYEEEIRDISPLLWINEDSVPTLLAYGKYDKIQPYEGSRRLLKALEDNKVPHDYYLCEHSGHGLQNDNQIYGAYMRKIPEYLDTYMPVK comes from the coding sequence ATGATAAGAAGCGAGGAAAGCGACGCTGCCGCGCGGGAAATGTTCGGAGCAATGGCTGGCAAAGAACTCAAAGCAGAATTCGGCACTCCTGAATACGAAGAAGAAATCCGGGACATTTCCCCTCTGCTCTGGATAAACGAAGACAGTGTTCCCACGCTCCTGGCATATGGGAAATATGATAAAATCCAGCCATACGAAGGCTCCCGGAGACTTCTGAAGGCCCTTGAGGACAACAAGGTGCCCCATGATTATTACTTATGTGAGCATTCGGGCCACGGCCTGCAAAATGACAATCAGATATATGGCGCATATATGCGGAAAATACCGGAATATCTTGATACTTATATGCCAGTAAAATAG
- a CDS encoding TetR/AcrR family transcriptional regulator — MRQNGETVSPMSNEGRNTYVTEHITKSLLALLKDKAIEDISISELCGSAGVGRASFYRNFNSKEDILRGYINQLFYGWKNDWEQNNNMPLSAVIGMIFEHFEQHRDFYQLLNERHLIYLLKDVILDIMGLRPDLPGGEAYAKAFVAYSLYGWTEVWFQRGMQESSEEMKQLFQSQGL, encoded by the coding sequence ATGAGACAAAACGGGGAAACTGTATCACCCATGAGCAATGAAGGAAGAAATACTTATGTGACAGAGCATATCACGAAATCTCTCCTGGCACTGCTGAAGGATAAGGCAATTGAGGATATTTCCATCAGTGAACTGTGCGGCAGTGCAGGCGTTGGCCGGGCTTCTTTTTACCGCAATTTTAACAGTAAGGAAGATATTCTCAGGGGATATATCAATCAGCTGTTTTACGGATGGAAAAATGACTGGGAGCAGAATAACAACATGCCTCTCAGCGCGGTGATTGGTATGATATTCGAACATTTTGAGCAGCACAGAGATTTTTATCAACTGCTGAATGAACGTCATCTTATTTATTTACTGAAGGACGTTATTCTGGACATTATGGGATTAAGGCCGGATTTGCCCGGCGGAGAGGCTTATGCGAAAGCATTTGTGGCATATAGCCTGTATGGCTGGACAGAAGTATGGTTTCAGAGAGGAATGCAGGAATCTTCGGAAGAAATGAAACAATTGTTTCAAAGTCAGGGACTGTAA
- a CDS encoding VOC family protein — MKLKNILIVVKDIEKSRQFYHELFGLDMILDNEGNMILTEGLVLQDEKIWKEFLGKDIIAENNSCELYFEEPDIEGFLEKLERLYPSVRYVNRLMTHRWGQKVIRFYDLDGNLIEVGTPI; from the coding sequence ATGAAATTAAAAAATATTCTGATTGTCGTAAAAGATATTGAAAAATCAAGACAGTTTTATCATGAACTGTTCGGACTCGATATGATACTTGACAACGAGGGTAATATGATTCTGACGGAAGGCCTTGTGCTCCAGGATGAAAAAATCTGGAAGGAATTTCTGGGAAAAGATATTATTGCAGAAAATAATTCCTGTGAACTGTATTTTGAGGAACCGGATATAGAAGGGTTTCTGGAAAAACTGGAACGACTGTATCCTTCCGTCCGGTATGTGAACAGGCTTATGACCCACAGATGGGGGCAGAAGGTCATACGCTTTTATGATCTGGACGGCAATCTGATTGAAGTAGGAACACCGATATAG
- a CDS encoding pyridoxamine 5'-phosphate oxidase family protein: MRRKEREIKNINDIFAVIESCDVIHISMVDESGMPYGAALNFGFDRRGTELVLYLHSAEEGRKTDILKKNPNIWFQMDCKNELVCGTPDNPCSYSFRYKSVAGSGRVVFLTETAQKEHALNRIIQCLTKSGNSFDFPPQALEKTCIWQIVSKDFTGKEHFS, from the coding sequence TTGAGAAGAAAAGAACGTGAAATCAAAAACATCAATGATATTTTTGCCGTAATCGAATCCTGCGATGTGATACATATTTCCATGGTGGACGAATCCGGTATGCCATACGGAGCCGCCCTGAATTTTGGCTTTGACCGCCGGGGAACAGAGCTGGTTTTATATCTGCACAGTGCAGAAGAAGGCAGGAAAACAGACATCTTAAAGAAGAACCCCAATATCTGGTTCCAGATGGACTGCAAAAATGAACTTGTTTGCGGCACACCGGACAACCCCTGCAGCTACAGCTTCAGATACAAAAGCGTTGCGGGAAGCGGCCGCGTTGTCTTCCTCACAGAAACAGCTCAAAAGGAACACGCTCTGAACCGTATCATCCAATGTCTTACAAAGTCAGGGAATTCTTTTGATTTTCCGCCGCAGGCACTGGAAAAAACCTGTATCTGGCAGATTGTATCAAAGGATTTTACCGGAAAGGAACACTTCTCGTAA